A stretch of DNA from Carya illinoinensis cultivar Pawnee chromosome 12, C.illinoinensisPawnee_v1, whole genome shotgun sequence:
taaatattggggtgatcttgaaaaaataaatcgatTGTTGTTTATTGCTGTCATTCTTGATCCACAGTTCAAATTAGTTACtcaagcatattggttcaagaaaacattAGGCGAAGAGAATggtgaggaatttgttgcactcCTCAAGAGGGATATAGAATATTTGTATGAACAATATGTAGAGTTTGGTAGTGGGTGCGTAATTGGGTCTAACAAAACTCGTAGTGATAAAGGTAGTGCATCAATGGGAAGTAGTAGTAGTACCGTTATAGAATATGATCccttgaaattttttatagatctccataaagagcatacaacatccTTGATGGATTGTAAGTTGGAGTTAGAACGGTATTTGTTGGAGAGCATTGAGATTCCAACGAggagttttgaaattttaatttggtggaaagtcaactcCACCAAGTATCCAGTTCTTACTCTAATGGCAAAAGATATCTTAGCCATTCGATCACCACTATTGCATCTaagtcagcatttagcacaggAGGCCGTGTCCTGGATCCATTTAGGAGTTCTTTGGCTGCTAGAACTGTAAAGGCTCTTGTATGCTCGCAAAACTAGTTGAAATCCACTCCTATATGCTTGAGTTAAAATTATTCGGAAGCCATTGATGATGCAGAGAGCTATAAGCTAGACTCAGGTAAtatatttagagatttttttaagttgttatataagttgattttgacattttgtGATACTAATCTCCTATACTTTAATATCTTAATGTAGAATTAGCAACTTCTATGATTAGTGTACTTTGTGAAGATGATTGACAATTTCGTttatggtatcttatttcaatttttttctttatttttataaatttatatggtatcttatttcttcactaattttgttcttttttcttcaggcacaagttggaatgacattcattgtaatttgtattggtttttttattataagttgTAACTTGTTGATGGAATTATAACTTGTTGATGGATGATGAGACATGAGTTGTTGAAATGACAATAGTATGAGGATGCTAGATTTGGTTATGTGTTTTTAACTTGTAATTTTGTATGAatgattttagtttataattttggttatgtatttttaatttgtaattttgaatgaatgattttagtttgtagttttggttatgtatttttaatttgtattttgtaattttgaatgaatgattttaatttgtaattttggttatatatttttaatttctaattttgaataaatgattttagtttgtaattttggttatatatttttaatttgtaattttgaatgaatgattttagtttgtaattttggttatgtatttttaatgtgtaTCATAGTTGAAAAATTTCTTGTTGCAagtttgaatttaatttaattttataatatccaggattttaatgtgtgtatcaaGTTCTAAGGAGGAAGGATGAAGGATCTTAGTATGAATGATTTCTTTTTACAACAAATttggttaaataaattaaaaatctgaaattatatattttttttaaaattgatatagaagcccAAATCTGATTAAAGTATAAAATTATGAGTTTAAAATGTCAAATGAGTTAAgaaaaaaagtcaaataaaaaagtCCAACTCTGACTTCGCTCTGataagtcggagtcagagtcaaAGCGGAGTCTATAACagtcggagtcagagttagaggtcggatttggcctccgacaaagttggagtcagagtcggagggCTAAAATACCGACTCCGATAAGTCGATGCTCAGCcctaaattatatatttgtgaTTGAAAAAAAGACATTTCTTCATGTTCTTACTTAATTACGAAGACTTGAAAAGTGAAAGAGATAGATATGTAAAATGGATTCTCCAATGACTCCCATATATGCTATGCTAAATTCCATAGTGGCCCCATACCCAATGCCCTTCGAATTTTTGTCTtacatcatatataaatatatatatatatttgaaaggaAATACCGTTTTGCCAttctattataaaaatgatgatatacATGGAAGAAGCTTCTCCATTGTTACAATTAAATCAAAAATGGTAAGAGTATATTTTGCAAGTAAGTGGGTTATAATATTGTCATTCTCCTAATATAAGAAACTTCCCACtttgcaaaatatgaaagatGTGTCCTTGCTTCACTCATAAACATGCTAGAACTACTACAtgcttatttttcttcttgtaaaGTCTTTGTGACTTGCAAAGAGTCTCCCTCAATAACAATTTTTGCAAGCCAAGATCTAAACCTAGTTTTGCAGCTTGTAAGGCTCCATACAACTCTATTAAAAGGGGGCCAGGaaagaattgttttatttgCCTCATTGTGGCAATGATCCGTCCAGCACAGTTCCTTATAGCCACTCCTATGCCAATTAATCCTCTAGCCTTATCCACTGCACCATCCCAATTAATTTTAAACCATTTCAATGGAGGGGCCTACCATACATCAACTAAGGAGCGAATTTATGGTTTTTTGCTATTAAGTTTGATGTCCCTCTCTGGCAGCATGGTTAACAAGGTTCTTGCCTCCCTTACAATAGAGTTTGGCTTAGTGAATTCCTTGTTAAAGATGAATGAGTTTCTTCTCCACTAGAGTTTCCTTGCCACTGCCACAAATTGCTacatttattcttaattcaacACCCTAGTTAATGAGTCAAAAAATAGCATCATAGGTAACTGAGCAGTAGAACAATTATggagccttttagagcattaaCTCCACACTTCCATTGCTATTTCACAGCTCCACAAGACGTAGgacattttcttcttccttgcaACAGATGGGGCAATAGGGGATCATTCACCACTCTCCTCTTAAACAAGTTGGATTGGGTGGGGACAGCCTCCTGACAGGCTCTCCATAAGAACATTTTATCATCAGAAGTGACTCTAAGTTGCCAAATTTCGTTCCACACTTTTTGAAATTTGGTACTTGTTGATGCTTGACCTTGAGTTGCCATCTCTCTTGACTTCTCCATGTGGTATGCACTCCTTACTAAGAAAGATCCATCCTTAGTTCCATGTCATATGATTCTATCTTTAGTTTCCATAGAATTAATTGGAGTTTTCAGTATCAAATTTGCTTCCCCCTCCATTTCTTACATCATATATTGTTTATCtaatattgtttgaaatatttacaTAGGCAGCATTATAAGTTATGTGACCCACTTTATATCCACCTCCCTCCCACGTGAGAATCTTaagttttaataataaaaaaaaattatatgtaataatataataaaaatttattaatcttGATTTGTGATTAACAAGCAATTCCCAAAAGagtaataatatatgtaatcaTAAGTTGTACAAGCGTtgcacactcattttaaaaaaagaatgagatctactattaaaaaaattattattttcatatgggtcccatattttttttttcaaaatgagtgtgTGGCGCTTACATATTctataactgcaaatatcatttatcttctCAAAATTCATGGATCCAAGTTAAGGTAAAGAATAAGCGTAATGCTCTGTATCCAAAGGGTTAGGATTTATGACATTTAACACTGGTGGGTGCATACGTTATGATATtatgatgaaatgttatgttACTAATCCATTGAGAACGAGTCTGCAGATAACGTAATTTCAACATAAGTTGTACTATAGTCACCGACAGGTACTCATAGTGCATAATGAGAAGCTGTGATGATACCATAAGTTACGTTATTGTTAATGATGgatttaataataatgaaaagttATGTTTTGATAAGATGAAGTGAAAAATGTTATTTGTAAGAAAATATGcatagaagttttttttttttctttgaaaatgttAAGGAATCTGGATGTGAGACAAATACTGACTTTCTACATAGCATGCATatcatatttatcatttatcataCATAACTTATCAATGTGCAAATTGGTTATTTAACTTactaatatttcaaataaatctcACCCTTGTGGACCCACTACCATTCCttagaatggtagaagttgttcAAGGCCAGCTTACGACGAGGAGGATGAACTGCTAGCTACAGATGGTTAAGGACAAACCTGATTTGGAGAAGAGGTTGGATTTGATTCTGATGTTCATAGCTTTGACTCTATATACCATAGAGTGGATGCAAGAATTAGTTTGATTATATAGTTTCAATATTACTGATTCTATCTCCCACATTATGTTGAACTTAGGAACCTCTTAAGTGAGGAAGTACTTATTTATAGTTAATTGATATATTTGGGATGTTTAGTTctcatcaattatttttattacccTTATTTCCGCTGGGATTATTGCATACTAATTGCATATTAACTGTCATGAACGAgggtatgtaaccttgtgttgcatatccTAATGCTCTAAGTTTCTGTTCCATTCCAAGCAGTGGCTTGGGTGCATCACAATGTGTATTTAGCAATGTCGCCTCACACCGTATCCGTGACCCTAATCAGAGAGGAAGGGGCAGCCAAAACACCAATATACTACATTAGTTATGCACTACGAGGCATGGAAGCTTGGTACCCACAAATAGAGATGTTGGCATTCGCCTTAGTGATAGCCGCTAGAAGATTGCTACCGTGTTTCCAAGCCTATCCATTAAGGTACTCACAGAGCTCCCCTTTAGGAAGATACTGCAAAAGTTTGATAGTCCTGGCAAACTGGTCAACTGGTCGATCGAACTTAGTGAGCTTGACATCGACTACATACTAAGAGTGCGATGAAAAGGCAGGCTTTGGCAGACTTCATTGTGATGAAAAGGCAGGCTCTACATACCACTCTCGATAGCGCTTCGAGTCAAAATGTTTCCCATTGTCCTAGATGATGGTTTGGAGCATTTCGAACCGGCAGATTATGTTCTTCCATAGAAATCTAGTGATGCCTCTCCCAGTGATGGTCACCAAGGGCTCCGCCTCTACCATTTTGTGAAATAATCCAAGGCAATGATTATGAACTTCACTCCCCCTTCCCTAGTACGAAGGGCCCTACTAGGTCAATTTCCCATTGGGCAAAGGGCCACGAGGCAGTAATGGAGGTTAGCTCTTCTAGAGGGTAATGTGGCACAAGAGCAAACACCTAGCACGTaacgtatttttttatgaaCTCCTTGACATCCCCGAGAGCATTGGGCCAGTAGTGTCCCACCCTTATGACTTTTCTAGCTAAGGCCTTACTTCCGGAGTGATTCTCGCACACTCTTTTGTGCATTTCTGCTAGGACATATTGGGCTTCTTGGAGTGAGATGCATCTTAGTAGTAGGGTGGCAAAGCCCCACCTATAGAGTATCCTGTCCACCTTAGTGAACCACACCGCCCTCCTTCTGGCTTTCCTTGCCTCCTCTTTGTCAATTGGGAGTTCCCCTATATCTAGATACTTCTCTATCTCCCTAACCTAATTAGGCTCTTTGAGCTCCACTCCATTAACTTTTTCCTCGATTGATGGGACCTCAATTACTCTCTTCTCCACTTCCCTTGGCAGGACAAACTCATCCATTCCCAATGCTACTCTTGCTAGTTTGTTTGCTACAGAATTGCCTCCTTTGGGTATTTGCATAATATTGAAGTATGAGAATCAATCGTGACTCTCCCAGACTCAATTTAGATACCTCCTCAACCTTTTGCCTTTGGCAGCGTACTCTTTCATTACTTGGTTAATGACCACTTGAGAATCCACCTTTATTTCAATCTCGATAGCCCCCGTCGCTTTTGCCACAGAAAGTCCTGCTATTAGTGCTTTATATTCAACTTCATTAATGGTTTTTTTGAACATGAGTTTCGCCATGTAATGGTGTTCTTGCCTTGCCTCGTCGATTATGTGGACCCATATTCCCTTTCCGGCACGACAGGAGGAGCCGTCAATGAAGATTTGCCATGGTTTTCCAACGAGGGTGACTACTGCCTTCTGAGGATCCTCAAGTCAAGTACTCATCCTTAGGACACCCTTAAGCTAATGGGCAAGCATAGGCCGCCCACCTATTGAAGACCCCAATTGGAGAAACCCTGTTCACTTTGGCATATGGGAGTGAGGCAGTATCCCTAGTAGAGGTTGGGCTGCCCACCTATTGCAGTCACCACTTtaacctcccccccccccccccaaaagaaTGACAAGGCTCTAGAAGAACACATCGACCTCTTGACAAAGAGAGGGAAGAAGTAAAGGTCCAAACAATCCTGATCAAAAGGAAGATGGAACGCTATTTCAATTAAAGGGTCAAGCCCAGAGCCTTCAAAACAGTCAACCTAGTATTGAAAAAAATTGGGATAACGACAAAGGGGGAGGGAAAGCTTGGCCCCCATTGGGAGGGGCCCTACATTGTAATTGTTAGGCACCGGTTGGACCATACTGCCTAAAGGACGGCCAagggaaggaattgcaacatcCTTGGAATCCGAAGCACCTGAAGAAATTTTACCCTTGATTATGTATTTGTTGACAGTGaggaataataaataaaggcgATTGTTTCCCTCCTTACAGGCGTGTTTAGAAACAAAAAGGGTGCACAAGTTAGATGACCCTACAACCCTccaaacaccaaagacaagttgAAAGACTCACAGTGAAGCAAAAAATGCAAGTGGGTCAGACCACCATGCGACTGTCCAAACACCAAAGACTTGTGGTGAAGTAAAAAGGCACTCAAGTTAGACGACTCCATGACCTTCCAAACACTAAAGACGAGTCCAAAGGCTCATGGTAAAACAAAAAGGGCACGCAAGTCAAACGACCTCACAATCCTCCAAATACCAAAGACAAGTCCAATAACTCGTGGTGAAGTAAAGAAGGGTGCGCAGGTCAGAAGACCCCGCAACCTTTCAAACACCAAAGACTTGAAGTGAAACAAAATGGGCAAAACCAAACAACCCCACAGGTTGTTATTTCAATCGAATCTAAAGGCCCACAATGGACAGCGCATTCAACCTTGGTGTCTTGTTAAAAGCACAAAGCATACATTGTTCAACAAACTCAAAACAAGCCTCGCATATCCAAACAGAGGCAAAAACTAACACAACATATCACAAAAAATGTCCATACATTGCTCAACAAAAGAGTACATgtgataaaaaattatcttgaGGGGGGAGCACTAGAAACTGCGACCTTGGATGTTGCAGTTGAGAAGGCATCGAGCATGGTGTCACCCCCCAATGCGTCAATGAACTAGAGAGAAACTGGGCCCTAAGACAATTTCTTAAGGTTAGCACAAGGGTTTGGTCGCACCACGCCAGCCCCATTGCCATAACCAAAAGTGCCAACACAAACAAATCTGACAGTTGTGAGCTAAGGGGACAGAAGAATCTTTGGACCAACACTCGTTGGTCCTGCTTCTTGACCTTCCCGTCAAGATGCAACAAGGCATCGTTTAGTTTCTTTCAATTCTCATCTACCCACTTCCGATCCTTCTCATTGCAGCATGCCTCTGGTAGAGTTCTTCCAAAGCACCATGTGACTCGAAAAGCTCCAGGCCAACATGCCACCAACCTTCTTCGACAGTCGCCACATCTTTTGAAAGTTCAAGGCAACACTGTTTAGTAGTCACCAATTCCCCTAGGGAGGAAACCAGTTCCTCCCAAAGACAAGACAATTGGGATTGAGCAGAATTCCTCTCTAACCTCAATAACATTATCTCAAAACCATTCTGAACATTATCCTCCCGCGCCAGCATAAGCTCACTTCGAAGGCTAAGCACCTCCTCATGGAGAATATCCATGTTCAAGAAGGATCTCCAGCTTAGCCTTCTCAAACTTCCATCTCTTGAACTCTCTCTTCGCCCAAAAGGTGAGCATACGCCTCGATCGAGCCTCCTCTTCTAAATAGGCCCGATCGGCAACAATCTAGGAGGCTAGGTCGCCCATACCCTATAACAATGAAATATACGAACggtaaccaaaaataaaaataaaaaagaagagaagagtaAGCTGCATCGAAAAAAGGAAACCTCCCAACTAACCCACCATGTCCTTGATAGATTCACTTCTAAAAGGGCAAGAGGGGCCTACACACCCCTCCCCTCAAGCCCTTGGCACCAAGTCATGATGTAACCCAAGGGAGTAAGGACTTGGAGCAGCGAAGCCAGTAGAATCATGCTCCCAGGAGCATGAACAACTTCCTCAATGGGGGCAAATAGACTCCATCGTGGCATAATTGAGTAGAATGGGTTCCTCCTCACCTCCGACACCCTCTGTAGAAAATCCCTCTTCCCAAGGAGAAGATCCCCCATCACTCCTGAAGGATGAGTCGAAGGGAGAAGGGATGCAAATCTGCTTGCCACTCGCTTCCAACTCAGTGGGCAGGTTCTCACCCCTAGAGACAGTAGTCGGGAGAGAGCTCGAAGTAGCTTCTCCCCCACCATGATCCTTTTCGGGATCAGGAGTGATCAGCTCGTCTTGATTTCCATCCTAACCCTGATCCTTGTCGATTGTTGGTGATGTAACTCTCAAGGGCGTCAAGGCAGAGAGGCCTAGTAAGAAGACGGCGTAGATATTTGTTTCCCCCTCTCCTCCACCCTCTACCAAGTTAGCTGAAGACATTGAGGGAAACTCAAAAGAATGAGAGTTGGCTAAGCCAAACTCTTGAGAATGGAGGTTGAAATCGAAGGCAATGACCAAGTTAGTAAGTGCTTGGCCCATCAAATCATCAAGATTGTCAAGGCCAAGGGAAGTCCCATGGGTCGATGATTGTGCAATCGCAAAAGGAGGGGTTAACGAAGGATGGTCAGCAACATGAACAGAAACCTTGGCACTTGCCTTGGCATCACTTTGGTCCTAGGTCACGGGCAACTCAAGTGCTTCAATGCCCCCGAGACAATGGAGATCTTCCTCTTCCTAGTCGGCGACATGTGCCGAGTGAGAAcgtttattattttcttaggCGGGGAAAGGGTAGGTCTCTTCTTGGGAGGAGCCACCACCTTCATCAGAAACAGACGACCACTTGCACCCTAAACCAATTTTAATTTCTGTTTtaaccttattttttttatttatggtttttataATCTTTAAATTGTGAGTTTAATTATTAGTATTGATTATTAACAATTACTATTTAACTTAGTGtataattacatgttattatactatagtattacatgttattaaatattaacaaattataatattttatactaaTTTTTAACTTATTCCTATTATCGACTTGTACTATAAtgtttaattacatgttattatattagttaCCTCAAAGATtaccatttttttatagaattatATAACCTTAACGAGAAGAGAATTTTCagtattagatgaaaatttaaaatattattttttaatattattattgttttagaatttgaaaaagttgaattgtttattatattttatgtaaaaatttgaaaaaattgtaatgataaaatgagataaaataaaaattttgtatctcatcccACTTGCCAAACTTGCTCTTATGTTTGAAACTTAAAACCAAAATCCTTTCTTTGGCCAATTTATCAAGCATTAGATTTGAACCAAATCCAAGctggattattattttctaaaatattgaatatgttcacattaagagagagagagagagagagagagagagagagagagagagagagagagagagagagagagagtttaaaATCATTCAACTTCAACCCTTCGTTCTAAAATCCACTAATAATCATCCAGTCATTGATGTAGACTCAAAGCCGAGTCCTACATCTTACTCTTCACTCTCGAGTGTCCATCTAGGAGGTTTTGAAgcaactctctctcactctatcTTTAGGTTCATTCTCTCATCAATCTTTTGATCTTAGTCtctatcttatttatttttttcatattaaatgtGCTATATATGATTCAATTATctatctaaaaagaaaaatgtattcGAATTGCACAAATATAAAAAGCACACCAAGTGTTTGATGGAATTTCTCAATTCATGAGGCTCcatgtaatattattattgaatattaatttatttcaacaatttttataaatttcacttGTGAGAgattgggaaaaaaataaaaataaaaatatatcgcTACTCACCATCCTTTTTACTATTGTCTCCTACTATTGCATGATATGATATTGaatgattgaaaattatttgttatattctATTTCTAAGCCAACCATTCTGATTTAGACAGTGAATTGAgatggtttgtaaatagtaataaaatatttaaatttagataagatgaatcagaaataatttaacttaaaaatattttatgaagttttgagaaataagagagagaaaattaaacaaaaatattataaagttaaatattgttataatattattttttattttaaatttaaaaaaaattaaattgttttgtatgtttttatTGACAAGACAAaacttaatttataataaatattaatttaaaatttttcgaTCAAATCAAATCTTTTCGCACCAATTAAATACAATTGAATATAAGTTGTGCTTTCGGTTTATCCATTTTACTataattctataattattttataacgtagtattaaattattatatttttattaaaaatttattatttattgttatatCAAGAGATATTCAGAAGGGGTAAAAATGACCGCCGAAGTTGTAACAGTTATAAAAAGGAAAGGGCTGGTTTCGTCATTTTAGAAGAGACATACGTTACTGCCATTATTGCCCGAAACAAATTGCAGATTGATTGCCGTGTGAAGTCTCTGTTTGCGTTGGGAGAATGGAGGAAGAGAAAGCCGCGGCGTACTACGACGAGCTGACTCGCAAAGGCGAAGGAGCCGCCAGGTTCAAACAAGGTCTTGGATTCTCCTCATCCTCCGACAATGTCCCAGCAAAAGGCTCGGCTCTGCCCTCCTCGTCCTCTTTCCTCAGCAACTTCGTCAGAGCCTCGAGCCCCACCAAGGCCTCCGAGTTTCAAAAGCAAGCACAACTCCAATCCATTCAAAACAAActcaggaagaaacctgtctcctCCGAAGAAGAAAAACATGCGATTCCTAGGGTTTCTGATAAAATCGAAAGAGAGAGGGATAGGCATTCGAGGAGGCGAAGTAGGAgtagagagagaaacagagacaGGGACAGGGATAGGGATAGGGATAGGGACAGGGATAGGGATAGGGACAGAGACAGGgatagagatagagatagagatagagatagagaCAGAGACAGGGACAGGGatagagacagagacagagacagagatagGGATAGGAAcagagagaggaggaggaggagtgtGTCACCGAGGCGGGATCGGAAATCGAAAAGGAGTCGGAGCCTGTCCCCGCAGGAGAGAGTGCGTGAGAGGAGGAGGTCGGAGAAGAGTAGAAGTGAAGATGGGAATGGGGATAGGTATAGAGCCGGTAAAGTGGGGAGGGAGAAGAACGTTGGGATTGTTTATTCAAAGTTGATCGAAGGCTATGAAAATATGGTatgttcaattttaatttttgattttttgcattgattgtttttttctaATGAATCCCTTTTCagttttgtttaatttctttttcgaTTTATATCTATTAAATTACATATTGTATAATTAAAATGTGATCGATGTCAATGTCATTTGGGCTATGATTAGTTTCAGTGTTTAATCCTTGAAAAATCTATTTTAGATGAGGTTTGTATAGTGAAATGGtatgagatgaaatttaaaatattattaaatgaaagttgaataaaatattgttagaatgttattttttaatattattatttctttgaaatttaaaaatgttaaattgtttattatattttatatgaaaatttgaaaaaatcataatgattagatgagatgaattgaaatcATCTTTGTATCCAAACCGAGCATATATTGTTGTTTTTAGCAATTGTGAAGTATCAtaacaatctctctctctgttgtaAACAGACACCAGCTGAAAGAGTGAAGGCCAAGATGAAACTTCAGCTTACTGAATCTGGTAAGTATCGGATGTTATTCTGAacggatgttaaattccttttGTTACTTTCACGTTATTTGggtaaattttcaaatttgtttgtttatttagaTTTTGGGTAATCGttaagatgtttttttttttttttttttcccctttttgacTAGCAAGATAACCTAGAATGCTTGAATGAAACCAAACAAATTACTAGGCTGTGGAAGTACTTATATGTGGACAAAGGTTTCAGAGTTTGGAGACTCCAGATCACAGACACAGACACAACAAGTACACTGCTACGTTGAACATAGTTAATATTGAGAAAATTATCAGCTATGCTATACATCTTATGAAGTTCTTCCTGGCAAAGATCAGTCCTTTTTTAGCTCAATTTTCTGCTTTTGACTCTATCTTGCTTAGGGAATGTCAAAGTAAACATcgtaaaataatactatttaagAGGCAGCAGTTCCCTCTTATGGGAAAATAGTCTTGGAATGACTCGAGGAAAGCGAATCCATTTATGGGCTTGCATTCTAGAAGAATTTGCCAAGGTTACAATCTGAGTATTGAAATCATCATATcagaataaaatatttgtagttatttttGAACTCCATACTCATACCAAGTGCTCCAAAGTTGTCCTTCAAAAAGGACACCCTAGCAGCATTAAGACAAGGATGattccaggaaaaaaaaaaaaggatttgattATGTTTTTGTGCTTGATTGAGCAACCTGCATAGTCACTGGCTACGTCTAAGGAGTGCTGAATAGTGTGATTCTTCAACTTCTGCACATGATGTTATTACCCTTCCTTGTGATCTTTGAGCGTTATTGTTTGTGGAGTGACAATTTTACTCCCCAAGTATGCGTTCAAAAAGTTCCTGCCTTGGTGATTTTCCATGTGATAGAAAAGGAAGCTGCctctcttcttttatttctctctcttacCATTACTTTGCCTTTAACTGAGGGAGATTTGCAAAACATGGAAATAATGGTTAAACTTCTATGTATGGTtgctaattaaaattatttgtgttatACAATTTTTATTGTATCTCACTTTATGTGCAGCTGACAAGGACACAACAAAGGGCACGGGCTCAGGTTGGGAACGATTTGAATTCAACAAGGATGCTCCACTTGATGATGAGGAGATTGAAGGTAAACTTTTCTACTGCATTGCACTTCCTTTTGGTATGTACTAAGAGATAAATGTTGGCCATTAATTCTCTTGGTTTGCAATTTGCATATTATTACTAGTAGGCTTGGATTCTGCAATATATATagggaaaatgatagtatgccCCCTTATTTGTACCCCTCATTTTGACCacttatgtatttatttatttatttatttatttttgcttaatggttaaagaagtgactattagtgtattagtatattttttgtatattttaaaaatatttaaaaaatgtggaaaagaaaaaggaataaaataaaaaaagtgtgaTTTGGCCTGGGGGCATGCTCAGCAGTCACTGCCGAGTGGAACACTAGCAGTATCCTATATA
This window harbors:
- the LOC122290347 gene encoding serine/threonine-protein kinase fray2 isoform X1; this encodes MEEEKAAAYYDELTRKGEGAARFKQGLGFSSSSDNVPAKGSALPSSSSFLSNFVRASSPTKASEFQKQAQLQSIQNKLRKKPVSSEEEKHAIPRVSDKIERERDRHSRRRSRSRERNRDRDRDRDRDRDRDRDRDRDRDRDRDRDRDRDRDRDRDRDRDRDRDRDRNRERRRRSVSPRRDRKSKRSRSLSPQERVRERRRSEKSRSEDGNGDRYRAGKVGREKNVGIVYSKLIEGYENMTPAERVKAKMKLQLTESADKDTTKGTGSGWERFEFNKDAPLDDEEIEGKLFYCIALPFVAEDDAALVKNIGQSFRFSAFEARREEQIKAAHDEAMFGASSLQPSISTDSEPEGEDDKKENDENGLVTSLLSEKVLAKQQGSWRDRARKV
- the LOC122290347 gene encoding serine/threonine-protein kinase fray2 isoform X2 — encoded protein: MEEEKAAAYYDELTRKGEGAARFKQGLGFSSSSDNVPAKGSALPSSSSFLSNFVRASSPTKASEFQKQAQLQSIQNKLRKKPVSSEEEKHAIPRVSDKIERERDRHSRRRSRSRERNRDRDRDRDRDRDRDRDRDRDRDRDRDRDRDRDRDRDRDRDRDRDRDRDRNRERRRRSVSPRRDRKSKRSRSLSPQERVRERRRSEKSRSEDGNGDRYRAGKVGREKNVGIVYSKLIEGYENMTPAERVKAKMKLQLTESADKDTTKGTGSGWERFEFNKDAPLDDEEIEVAEDDAALVKNIGQSFRFSAFEARREEQIKAAHDEAMFGASSLQPSISTDSEPEGEDDKKENDENGLVTSLLSEKVLAKQQGSWRDRARKV